AGAACGAGTGTACGTGGCGTGGTCGACACCGGAGGCTGTGACGTTCAAAGCGTTCACTCATGATGGTGAAGAAGCATGGAGCCTCGACCTGGGCACGTGGCAAAGCCAACACGGTTTTGGAGCGTCGCCGATCATCTACAAAGATATGGTAATTCTGCACAATTCTCAGCAGGCCAACCAACTGGATGCGGGGGAGAAGCCCGGCGAAAGCTTCATGATGGCATTCGATCGCAAGACGGGTGACGAACAATGGCGCACGGAACTGGTGTCTAAGAATGTTTGCTATTCGGCGCCGTTTATTCGGCAGTCGGCCGACGGCAAAGATGAACTGATTTGTTGCAGCACCGGCAACGGCATCTTCAGCCTTGATCCGATGACGGGACAAAAGAATTGGGAAGTGAACGACAAGTTGTTCAAGATGAGAACTGTGGCCTCACCGATCGAAGTGGGCGGGCTGATCTTCGGCAGCAACGGTTCTGGCGGGTATTCGTCGAATTATGTCGTAGCCGTGCAGCCGGGCAGCAACGGCAATGTTGTTCACAAAATTGCGAACAGCGGCAAGTTTAAAGCTCCGTATGTGCCCGGCCTGATCGCTGACGGCGACATGGTTTACTGCCTGTACGACCGCGGCTACGCAAGTTGTTTGAATGCGAAGACGGGCGAGATCCTATGGATTGAACGAACAGGCGCTGCCTTCTCAGGGTCGCCCGTGCGAGTTGACGATCGCATCTACTGCGTTGACGAAGTCGGCATGGTATGGGTCATTGCTGCGACTCCCGAAAAATACACTCTGCTGGCAAAGAACGCACTGGGTGAAGAAAGCAAAGCCACTCCGGCGATCGCCAATGACCGATTATATCTGCGAACCGACTCGCGACTGATCAGCGTTGGCGGCAAAAAGGCGGCCGGTTCATAGCGGACAGTGCTGTTCGGTAAATCGGTCTTATGTCAACGTTACTTCGAATCGTCGTCGCCGCCACCGTCGCGCTGATGCTTATCGCTGTGGTCTGGTCGTGGTCTGCGGGCGGTATCGTTGCCGCCGTGTTGTCACCTGAAACGACCTCGGAAGAAAAGCTGCAGCGACTTCAGCAGTTCTTTGATGACTTTGGAGTGTGGTCGCCGCTGGTGTACGTCATGTTCGTCACGGTCGAAGTTGTCATCGCCCCGATTCCCGGCCTGATGCTATATGCGCCGGGCGGAATTTTGTTTGGCCCGCTTCTCGGTGGGAGCCTGGCTTTGATCGGCAACGTGCTGGGAGCCGGAATCGCGTGTTCAGTCACGCGATCAATCGGCGGCAGTTGGCTGAGCCGCTTCTTCGCCGAAGACAAGCTGGAACGAACTCAAACACTGATCGAATCTCGCGGTGGCTGGTTGGTGTTCCTACTGCGGCTTAATCCGCTGACGTCGTCGGACCTTGTCTCTTACGCCGCCGGGTTCACTCGGCTGCCCGTTTGGAACGTGATGATCGCCACGGCCTTCGGCATGGCTCCGTTGTGCTACGCTCAGGCATGGCTGTCGGAAGGGCTGATCACGGCGTACCCGTGGCTGATCTACCCACTGATTGCAGCGTGTGCTGCGTACATGGTGGCGGTCGTTGTCGTCGTGAAAAGGCTGCTTCTGGTCAAGCCGGCCGTGTGATCTGGTTGAGTGTTCCACTTCCGGCAAGCGATCGTTCGGCCTTGAGTCAACTGCAGCATGTCACCGTGAACGAACCGTGAGGACTTCGGGAACGAACGCGGCGACACACATTCGATGCTTGCCGCGTCGATTGGGGACGTCACAGACGTTCAACGTGATGATTGATGACAGCGTCGGCCAGGTTGGTTGAGCCTTCGATTCGCACGCAGTACGCTTGCCTGTCTGGTAAATTAAGTCTGCGATGGCCGAACCGTGCGACGCATGAATCACGCGACGGGCCGCGTTCGTCACAAAAAGCTTCAACCACAAGGCAACCTATGCTGCTCCGCCTTTCCCCGATCTTACTGATGTCATCGATCGTCACAGCAGACGAACTTCAGATTCCCGCTGCAACGGCCTACCTGAATCCAGACACAAATGGTGTCCGTGTTTCTGCCGACGATGGAATCACTCGGTGGAAAGGATCAGACGTCAGCGTGGCGTGGTACGGCCAATTCAAAACAACAGGCAAAATCACCGCGCAGCTGAAGCTGCAGGTACCTGCTAATTTTGAATCAAAGCTGAGGCTCACAGTGGGCGATCAGTCGCACAGTGTGGCGGTCCAGGGGCAGGCAGATGCGACTGAGGTTGACTTCGGCGAATTTGAAATCGCAACGGCTGGTTATCATTCGCTGCGGCTGGAAAGCCTGAACAAAGCAAACCAGTCGAACGGAGATATTGTGGCTCTGGTGCTGAGTGGCTCTGCGACAAAGGGGGCTCACTTCAACCTGAAACCGCGTCGCAACGCGGCTTCGGTGCACTTGGCGTATCCAGTGCCGGATCACGTGAAGGTTTCCGCTTTCTACTGCGAAATGACGGGATTGGAGGACCCGCTGTGGACGTACTACATGGCGTGCGGCTGGCATCGTGGCTACTTCGGAATGCAGGTAAACAGCCCGACCGAGCGGCGAATTATCTTCAGCGTGTGGGACAGTGGCAACGAAGCGATTGACCGTCAGAGAGTGGCGGCGGCTGATCGAGTGACTCTTGTCGCGAAGGGGGACGACGTGTATTCCGGCGACTTTGGCAACGAAGGTACGGGCGGCCACAGTCACCTGAAGTTCTCATGGAAGACCGGTGAAAAGCAACGATTTCTGGTAACTGCCGAACCCGTCGATGAAACTCATACAATCTTCGCCGGTTACTACTTTCGGCCCGACACGAAGCAGTGGATGCTGATCTCAAGCTGGAAAGCACCGAAGGAAGGGAAGCGGCTGCGAGGCTTGTACAGCTTCAGCGAAAACTTCGTGGGCCGCAACGGACAGCTCGTCCGGAAAGCACTGTACGGCAATCAGTGGATTCGAACTTCAGACGGTAAGTGGCTGGAACTGACGACCGCAAAATTCAGTCACGACCCCACCGGCAAGGAAGATCGCCTGGACCGCTTTATGGGCGTGGAAGACGGCCAATTCTTCCTGTCACACGGCGGCTTCGTCGACGGCTTCACCAAATTCGGCACCCCGTTCACTCGACCCGCAACAGGAAAATCACCGGCCGACATGGAGCTACCCGAATTACCGCCCGTTGTTCCGTAGGTGTCTTGGAATGGGTATTGCTCAGGAATGAAGTCGCCCGGATCACGCAACAGAAATTCGGCATTTCCACACAACCGGGATTCTGCACCCAAGATGAATCCCACTGTGCACTGGTTCGGTCGATAAGACTGCGACTGATCGGCAAAGGGGGCAGTAACATTTTTGAGATCGTCGCCCTGAAGTACGAGAAGGCGGGGAAGCGTTCGGTGAACGGTCGACGTGTGTTGCTGGTATTTATCGACCTCCCAGCTGAAAATTGGTGTGGCATTCGAACCACCAACTCGATCGAAAGTACGTTCGCCCCGATCTGTCTCAGGCGCCGAATGCTGATCGCTGGCAATCGGACGATGGGACCATGACGTTCAGGATAGCCGAAAGTGGCACAATGCGGCACGGCGCTTTCTGTCGCCGTTCCAAGAGCACTCGTCCACATGGACCTGATTCTCATTAGCACTGAACCCAAGAGTTCACGCATTCCAATGGAATTTTGGATTCACGCGCCCGCGCGATCCAGCGCACAGATCACGGTGACCGGCATCGATCCAGGGCCGAAATCAGGCTGTGATTGAGAAACAGGCAAACTACTAAAAAATCCTGTAAAAAAGTGGCTGGATTTTGCGAAGATTGCCGATACACTTCCTCACCCTCGCACGGGGAAAGAGCCTGTGCGACTCAACACCTAACAGTTTCAGCGACAAATCGCGTTCAAGAGCAACGCCATCAATACATTGTCGCGGGGTGGAGCAGCCTGGTAGCTCGCGAGGCTCATAACCTCGAGGTCGTCGGTTCAAATCCGGCCCCCGCCACTATACCTCATGAACTTCTCATTGTAGAATTCATGAGGTTTTTTATTGGTCAATTCCTGCTGAAACCTACGCTTAGGTTACCTGCCGAAGGTCGGCAGAGCGGCACAAAGCCCAGCGCAAAAGGGTAATGCTAAGGGGTAAGTCCCCGGATCATACCCTTTTGGCTACTCCAGAAGGGCTCGTGTCATGCCGCGATTATTTCACCGTCCTCCGAAGTATTGCCTCCACAAAGGTACAAAACAGGCCGTCGTTTCCCTCCATGGAAAACGGATTTATCTTGGCCCGTACGGATCTCGAAAGAGCCATCAACGGTACCAGGAAATCCTGAAACAGTGGGAAGCGGAACGTGATGGGAGGAAGAAAGCATCACCGTCGACCGCCGAATCGAATTCTCCGAAGATCTCGCCCGCCATGCTGCGAGAAAAACGACTGGCGGGGAGTCCCCTGACGATCAACGAACTCGTATTCGTCTACCGGCAGCATACACATGAATACTATCGCAAGAACGGCAAGCTGACGCGCGAGGCCACGATCATCGACGATGCAATCCGCTATTTGAGAAAGCACCACGCCACCACGTACCTGCACGATTTCGGCCCCGTGGCACTCGATGAGTTGCGCAAGGGCATGATCGACGATCTCGACTGGTCACGGAACCACATCAACAAGCAGGTCAGTCGTCTTGTGCGAATGTTCACCTGGGCCGCTGAGAAGGAGCTCGTAGAAGCGTCGGTGGCGCTCGCTCTGAAAAGCTTGGCGGGATTGAAGAAAGGTCGCACGAAAGCACGCGAGACCGCCAAGGTCGAATGTGTTGATGACAACATTGTCGACGCGACATTGAAGCACCTTCCACCAATCGTCGCGGATATGGTGCGGCTGCAACGTCTGACAGGAGCTCGTCCCGGAGAAGTCTGCAGTCTTCGACCAATGGACCTCGATTGCACTGGTGACGTGTGGCTCTACATTCCGGATGAACACAAGACTGAGCATCACGAGAAGAATCGCGTCGTTGTCCTCGGTCCAAGAGCGAGAACGCTGCTGAAGCCTTATCTCGAACGTAAGCCAGATGCATACTGCTTTTCGCCCGCGGAGTCAGAACAGCTTCGCCGGGAACAAGCGGCTGCGGCTCGAAATACTCCCGCACACTATGGTAATCGTCGTGGCACGAACCGTGTTGCGAACCGAAAACGGGAACCAGGTGAACGGTATACCACCGACAGCTATCG
This DNA window, taken from Fuerstiella marisgermanici, encodes the following:
- a CDS encoding tyrosine-type recombinase/integrase; its protein translation is MPRLFHRPPKYCLHKGTKQAVVSLHGKRIYLGPYGSRKSHQRYQEILKQWEAERDGRKKASPSTAESNSPKISPAMLREKRLAGSPLTINELVFVYRQHTHEYYRKNGKLTREATIIDDAIRYLRKHHATTYLHDFGPVALDELRKGMIDDLDWSRNHINKQVSRLVRMFTWAAEKELVEASVALALKSLAGLKKGRTKARETAKVECVDDNIVDATLKHLPPIVADMVRLQRLTGARPGEVCSLRPMDLDCTGDVWLYIPDEHKTEHHEKNRVVVLGPRARTLLKPYLERKPDAYCFSPAESEQLRREQAAAARNTPAHYGNRRGTNRVANRKREPGERYTTDSYRRVIHRICLKHKIEKWAPNRLRHTSATEIRKRFGLEAAQVICGHQSADVTQIYAERNLELARKVARELG
- a CDS encoding TVP38/TMEM64 family protein, whose product is MSTLLRIVVAATVALMLIAVVWSWSAGGIVAAVLSPETTSEEKLQRLQQFFDDFGVWSPLVYVMFVTVEVVIAPIPGLMLYAPGGILFGPLLGGSLALIGNVLGAGIACSVTRSIGGSWLSRFFAEDKLERTQTLIESRGGWLVFLLRLNPLTSSDLVSYAAGFTRLPVWNVMIATAFGMAPLCYAQAWLSEGLITAYPWLIYPLIAACAAYMVAVVVVVKRLLLVKPAV
- a CDS encoding DUF3472 domain-containing protein, producing MSSIVTADELQIPAATAYLNPDTNGVRVSADDGITRWKGSDVSVAWYGQFKTTGKITAQLKLQVPANFESKLRLTVGDQSHSVAVQGQADATEVDFGEFEIATAGYHSLRLESLNKANQSNGDIVALVLSGSATKGAHFNLKPRRNAASVHLAYPVPDHVKVSAFYCEMTGLEDPLWTYYMACGWHRGYFGMQVNSPTERRIIFSVWDSGNEAIDRQRVAAADRVTLVAKGDDVYSGDFGNEGTGGHSHLKFSWKTGEKQRFLVTAEPVDETHTIFAGYYFRPDTKQWMLISSWKAPKEGKRLRGLYSFSENFVGRNGQLVRKALYGNQWIRTSDGKWLELTTAKFSHDPTGKEDRLDRFMGVEDGQFFLSHGGFVDGFTKFGTPFTRPATGKSPADMELPELPPVVP
- a CDS encoding PQQ-binding-like beta-propeller repeat protein, yielding MNKTFLIVLTALLPLTFANAGEWARFRGPNGTGVGSGDIPVEFSEADFDFNVKLPGGTGCSSPVVWGDKVFVLSANADDATRYVCCFHALTGEKQWQKEYESKPHHLHTRSSYASSTPAVDEERVYVAWSTPEAVTFKAFTHDGEEAWSLDLGTWQSQHGFGASPIIYKDMVILHNSQQANQLDAGEKPGESFMMAFDRKTGDEQWRTELVSKNVCYSAPFIRQSADGKDELICCSTGNGIFSLDPMTGQKNWEVNDKLFKMRTVASPIEVGGLIFGSNGSGGYSSNYVVAVQPGSNGNVVHKIANSGKFKAPYVPGLIADGDMVYCLYDRGYASCLNAKTGEILWIERTGAAFSGSPVRVDDRIYCVDEVGMVWVIAATPEKYTLLAKNALGEESKATPAIANDRLYLRTDSRLISVGGKKAAGS